One window from the genome of Thalassospira xiamenensis M-5 = DSM 17429 encodes:
- a CDS encoding energy-coupling factor ABC transporter ATP-binding protein gives MITLENVTVEFDQRRVLDDISLSLCEKRIGIVGANGSGKSTFVRLLNGLQVASSGIVRVDDFDAAKDGRKLRRHVGFVFQNPDNQIVYPVVEEDIAFGLKALKLPKDEIDRRIDEVLARYGLSEFRNHPSHLLSGGQKQLLAISGVLVMAPRYIIFDEPTTLLDLRNRNRVERAIAELDQTVITVSHDLDLIAGYDRVLVFENGRIACDDVPAIAIPRYREMMA, from the coding sequence ATGATCACGCTTGAAAATGTCACCGTGGAATTTGATCAGCGTCGCGTGCTTGACGATATTTCACTGTCACTTTGCGAAAAGCGGATCGGGATTGTCGGGGCCAACGGATCGGGCAAAAGCACCTTTGTCCGGCTGCTGAACGGGCTTCAGGTGGCATCGTCGGGGATTGTGCGCGTCGATGACTTCGATGCTGCCAAGGACGGGCGCAAATTGCGCCGCCATGTCGGCTTTGTTTTTCAGAACCCGGATAATCAGATCGTCTATCCGGTGGTCGAGGAAGACATCGCCTTTGGCCTGAAGGCGCTTAAACTGCCAAAGGACGAGATTGACCGTCGTATCGACGAAGTCCTTGCGCGATATGGCCTGTCGGAATTTCGCAACCATCCCAGCCATTTGTTAAGCGGGGGGCAGAAACAGCTTCTGGCGATTTCCGGGGTGCTGGTGATGGCGCCGCGTTACATCATCTTTGACGAGCCGACCACCTTGCTTGACCTGCGCAATCGTAACCGGGTCGAACGGGCGATTGCCGAACTGGATCAGACCGTGATTACGGTTTCCCATGACCTTGATCTGATCGCCGGTTATGACCGGGTTCTGGTGTTTGAAAATGGCCGCATCGCCTGTGACGATGTCCCGGCCATCGCCATTCCCCGCTATCGGGAGATGATGGCGTGA
- a CDS encoding S-(hydroxymethyl)glutathione dehydrogenase/class III alcohol dehydrogenase gives MSAQTITCKAAIAWEAGKPLSIEDVQVAPPKAGEVRVRIVATGVCHTDAFTLSGEDPEGIFPAILGHEGGGIVESIGEGVTSVAVGDHVIPLYTPECGECKFCKSGKTNLCQKIRATQGKGLMPDGTTRFSQNGKPIYHYMGCSTFSEYTVLPEISIAKVNKTAPLEEVCLLGCGVTTGMGAATNAAKVKPGDSVAIFGLGGIGLSAIIGCKMAGASRIIAIDINEKKFELAKQLGATDCINPQKFDKPIQEVIVDMTDGGVEYSFECIGNVNVMRSALECCHKGWGESVIIGVAGAGQEISTRPFQLVTGRVWRGTAFGGVKGRSELPDYVERYLKGEFKLSDFITHTMKLEDINEAFDLMHEGESIRSVIHY, from the coding sequence ATGAGCGCCCAAACCATCACCTGCAAAGCCGCCATTGCCTGGGAAGCGGGCAAGCCGCTATCGATTGAAGACGTTCAGGTCGCCCCGCCCAAGGCCGGTGAAGTCCGGGTGCGCATCGTTGCCACCGGCGTTTGCCACACCGATGCCTTCACCCTGTCGGGCGAAGACCCCGAAGGCATTTTCCCCGCCATCCTTGGCCATGAAGGCGGCGGGATTGTTGAATCAATCGGCGAAGGTGTCACCAGCGTTGCGGTCGGCGATCACGTGATCCCGCTTTACACTCCGGAATGCGGCGAATGCAAATTCTGCAAATCGGGCAAAACCAACCTGTGCCAGAAAATCCGCGCCACCCAGGGCAAGGGCCTTATGCCCGATGGCACCACGCGCTTCTCGCAAAACGGCAAGCCGATTTACCATTATATGGGCTGCTCGACCTTCTCGGAATATACCGTTCTGCCGGAAATCTCGATTGCCAAGGTCAACAAAACCGCCCCGCTTGAAGAAGTCTGCCTGCTGGGTTGCGGTGTCACGACCGGCATGGGGGCTGCGACCAACGCCGCCAAGGTCAAACCGGGCGATAGTGTTGCCATTTTCGGTCTGGGCGGCATCGGCCTTTCGGCCATCATCGGCTGCAAAATGGCCGGTGCCAGCCGCATCATCGCCATTGATATCAACGAAAAGAAATTCGAACTCGCCAAGCAGCTTGGCGCGACCGATTGCATCAACCCGCAAAAATTCGATAAGCCGATTCAGGAAGTCATCGTTGATATGACCGATGGCGGCGTTGAATACAGCTTTGAATGCATCGGCAATGTCAATGTCATGCGGTCCGCCCTTGAATGCTGCCACAAGGGTTGGGGGGAGTCGGTGATCATCGGTGTCGCCGGTGCCGGTCAGGAAATCTCGACCCGCCCGTTCCAGCTTGTCACCGGTCGCGTCTGGCGCGGCACCGCCTTTGGCGGGGTCAAGGGCCGGTCGGAACTGCCCGATTATGTTGAACGCTACCTTAAGGGCGAATTCAAACTGTCCGATTTCATCACCCACACCATGAAGCTTGAAGACATCAACGAAGCTTTCGACCTGATGCATGAAGGCGAAAGCATCCGTTCGGTCATTCACTATTAA
- a CDS encoding energy-coupling factor transporter transmembrane component T family protein codes for MIAGLYIDGNSALHRAAAGLKVLALVLLGTGVFLIPDWPVLAGVLVTVFVLYPVSGFGPRILWAQIRPILWLLALFFAVQLWLHDWQAGLVVIFRLAAIVTFAGLVTLTTRTSDMLAALERAMKPLARFGVNPEKVSLAFSMVLRFIPVIAQIGHEIRDAQRARGHDKSVLALVVPLIIRTLKTADDVADAIDARSFDPD; via the coding sequence GTGATTGCCGGACTTTACATCGATGGCAATTCCGCGCTGCATCGGGCGGCGGCGGGGTTAAAGGTGCTTGCCCTTGTCCTGCTGGGGACCGGTGTTTTTCTGATCCCTGACTGGCCGGTTCTGGCGGGGGTGCTGGTGACGGTTTTTGTCCTGTATCCGGTTTCGGGTTTTGGCCCGCGCATCCTTTGGGCGCAGATCAGGCCGATCCTGTGGTTGCTGGCTTTGTTCTTTGCCGTGCAGCTTTGGCTCCATGACTGGCAGGCGGGGCTTGTGGTGATTTTCCGGCTCGCCGCGATTGTTACCTTCGCCGGGCTTGTCACCCTGACGACCAGAACGTCGGACATGCTGGCCGCGTTGGAGCGGGCGATGAAGCCGCTGGCGCGGTTTGGGGTTAACCCGGAAAAGGTCAGTCTGGCGTTTTCGATGGTGTTGCGATTCATCCCGGTGATTGCGCAAATCGGTCATGAAATCCGCGATGCGCAACGGGCGCGCGGACATGATAAATCGGTGCTGGCACTTGTCGTGCCGCTGATCATCCGCACGCTTAAAACGGCGGACGATGTGGCCGATGCCATTGATGCGCGCAGCTTCGACCCGGATTAA
- the fghA gene encoding S-formylglutathione hydrolase has protein sequence MGIENSSSNKVFGGWHKQYTHRSDVLGCDMRFAIFLPRQAGKGNRVPVMYWLSGLTCTDENFMQKAGAFRIASELGIAIVAPDTSPRGDHVTDDEEEAYDFGKGAGFYVNATQEPWARNYRMYDYVTQELPALVRDHFPISDDAVISGHSMGGHGALMIALKNPGMFKSVTAFSPISNPINCPWGQKALGNYLGDDKSAWKQWDSSELMKAATAKDMQTPALVDQGDADGFLTEQLKPDTLFAAASHAGYPLNLRMQEGYDHSYYFIASFIEDHLRFHAWHLGIA, from the coding sequence ATGGGCATCGAAAATTCATCCAGCAACAAGGTATTCGGCGGCTGGCACAAACAATATACCCACAGGTCCGATGTGCTGGGCTGCGATATGCGGTTTGCCATCTTCCTGCCGCGTCAGGCGGGCAAGGGCAACCGTGTGCCGGTGATGTACTGGCTATCGGGACTGACCTGCACGGATGAAAACTTCATGCAGAAGGCCGGCGCGTTTCGCATCGCAAGCGAGCTTGGCATTGCCATCGTCGCCCCCGACACCAGCCCGCGCGGCGACCATGTGACCGATGACGAAGAAGAAGCCTATGACTTCGGCAAGGGGGCCGGTTTTTACGTCAACGCGACGCAGGAACCCTGGGCGCGCAATTACCGCATGTATGATTACGTGACCCAGGAGCTTCCGGCCCTTGTGCGTGATCATTTCCCGATTTCCGATGATGCGGTGATTTCCGGCCATTCGATGGGCGGGCACGGCGCGCTTATGATCGCGCTTAAAAACCCGGGCATGTTCAAATCGGTAACGGCCTTTTCGCCGATTTCAAACCCGATCAATTGCCCGTGGGGCCAGAAGGCGCTTGGCAATTATCTCGGTGATGACAAATCCGCCTGGAAACAGTGGGACAGCTCGGAACTGATGAAGGCCGCCACCGCCAAGGATATGCAAACGCCAGCCCTTGTCGATCAGGGCGATGCCGATGGCTTCCTGACCGAGCAGCTTAAACCCGATACGCTTTTTGCCGCCGCAAGCCACGCCGGTTATCCGCTGAACCTGCGCATGCAGGAAGGCTACGACCACAGCTATTACTTCATCGCGAGCTTTATCGAAGACCATCTGCGTTTCCACGCATGGCACCTTGGTATCGCCTGA